A region of the Pricia mediterranea genome:
ATAGGACATTTTACCGTTCTGTTTTTCGCGTTTTTATTGCTGGTTTCGGTGATAACCGCCTTGTTTTTTTATAAAAACTGGTGGCGTAAAATGTTCAAGTTACAGACCGGAAAGGGCGTTTTGGTCCTCTTTAGGAGCCTACACAGACTGGTCGGGGTCTGGTCCGTTCCCTTCACCTTGATTTTTTCGGTTACGGGCATCTGGTATTTTATGGAACGTGCCAACGTTGCGGGAATCAATGATACGGCCGACCCCGACCCCCAAGAGGTAGTCGATGTCCAATACGAGGGGTCCGACCTGCCAAAAACCTCTGATTTGGACTATGACCGTGCTATAGGCATCGCGGAAAGGGCGGTTCCCCAATTAAAGGTCGGCACGCTTTACGTCGGCGAAGAAACGGGAGGTAGTATTTACCTGACCGGTCACAGCGATGTACCGCTGGTGCGCCAACGCGCCAACCGGGTTTATATAGACCCCACCACCTACGGGGTACTGGAAACCCGAAAAGCGACAAAAATCGGTACCGTCACTTACCTGAACGATATCGCCGACCCCATCCATTTCGGAAATTGGGGCGGACTGACCACTAAAATCATCTGGTTCGTTTTAGGCCTAGCAATTTCGTCACTTATAGCAACGGGGATCTGGATTGCCGTGAAGAGAAAGGTCCAAAAGCGGAAAAAAACCAAAAAGAAGGTCATGGGGGTGTGGGGGTATATCAACTGCGCGGTGTACTTGATCATGATGGGCTGTATGTACTACAGCCTGATCGATGAATATCGGGCCTCCACCACGGCCATTTTCCTCATCAGTTTGGGATGGACATTTTTTTTGCTTCTTGCGTACTACATCTTCGTTGTCCGAATGAAAGTTGCCGTTCACCGAATAGCTTCCTCAAAGCCTTAAGAGACACATAGGGATTGTGCTCAAATGCTTAGGATATCGAAGCGGATCGTCTACAAACACCGGCTTAAGTGTAAATGATTACATATTCCTTTTATAAAAATTTTACTACAAATACAAGATAAACCACGGAAACTTTTATTTGAAATTATTAGCCGTCACAAACCCCCGTTCCACCTACGAAATCCCCCCATTGTTGATAACCCTGTGGAAAAACTTCGGACCTTTTGAATTGTATCAAGGGAATAAAACTTGATCTTTATACTCGCTTCGTTCATAAACATTTTAATGCTATCAGCTATGGAAATTACCCAAGTCATTAAACGGGATTTTACGACCAAAACCTTTCACTTGCACAAGGTGACCAATGCCATCCTAAAGGCTATGACCGCCGTTGAGCTTGGGGGCGTTGCCGACGCCGAACGGGTTTCGGAAAAAGTGTACACGGGACTGCTCGAACGTAAAAAAGCCGACGCCGGCTACGTACCTACGGTAGAAGAGGTGCAAGATTTTGTAGAGAAGGCCCTTATGGAAACCGGATTTTTCGAAGTGGCCAAGGCGTACATTCTCTACCGAAACGACCAAGCCCAAAAACGCAAGAGCAATATCTTCGAGAAGCGGATCAACCTGAAGCCGTACGAGTATCCGGGGCTTTACGAATATGTGCCTGCTATCCGACATTCGTATTGGATCCATACCGAATTTAACTTTACCAGTGACATACAGGATTTTAAGACCCGGCTCACCGAGACGGAGCGCAGTGCCATAAAGAACACGATGCTCGCCATCTCACAGATCGAAGTGGCGGTGAAGAGTTTCTGGGGCGACATCTACCACAAAATGCCCAAGCCCGAAATCGGTTCAGTGGGAGCTACCTTTGCGGAAAGTGAGGTCCGACATGCCGACGCCTACTCCCATCTGCTGGAGATTCTGGGATTGAATCAGGAATTCAAGAACCTCAAGAAAAAACCGGTGATCATGAAGCGGGTGCAGTATTTGGAAACCGCCCTGAAAAACGCCAGAAGTGAGGATAACAGGGAGTATGCGGAATCCATTTTGCTCTTTTCCCTCTTTATCGAGCACGTTTCACTCTTTTCGCAATTCTTAATCATCATGGCCTTTAACAAACATAAAAATATGTTGAAGGGTATTTCGAATGTGGTCGAGGCGACTTCCAAAGAAGAACAGATTCATGGCGATTTCGGTATTGACATCATCAAGATCATCAAAAACGAGAACCCCGATTGGTTCGATAGGGACCATGCCCGGATGATTCAGCAAATGTGTGTTGACGCCTTTGAGGCGGAAAGCAAAATTGTCGATTGGATCTTTGAAAAGGGCGAGCTCGATTTCTTGCCCAAGAACCTGGTCAATGAATTCATAAAGAACCGGTTCAACAATTCACTCACCAGTATCGGTATCGAAAAGACCTTCGAGATAGACGAAGCGCTTTTAAGCCAGACGGAGTGGTTCGACGATGAGATTATTGGCACCAAACACGGTGACTTCTTCGTGAAACGCTCCATTAATTATAGCAAAAGAACCCAAAGTATAACCAGTGATGACCTTTTTTAAATGAACGATCCAAAGACTACATTAGACGCACCGACAGTATCAATCTCTAAGGGCGACCAGCTTGTTAACGCAAGAAAAGCGGCCATCAAGAGCCATAGGCCGCAAGACCAAGGCGGCTTTGAATGGTTGACCGACCACAGCCGTAATTTCTTGGCCTCGGGCTATTTGACCGAAGGGGTGAGCCCGGAACAACGTATCCGGGAAATAGCCGATAGGGCGGAACAACTTTTGGACATGCCCGGATTTTCCGATAAATTTTACGGCTATATGTCCGAGGGATTCTTTTCCCTGGCCTCCCCTGTATGGTCCAATTTCGGAAAGGAAAGGGGACTGCCCATCAGCTGCTTCGGATCACACGTTGACGATGACATGGGCAACATTCTATTCACCCAGTCCGAGGTCGGCATGATGTCTAAATTGGGCGGTGGTACTTCCGGATATTTCGGCAAGATCCGTCCCCGTGGGGCCGCGGTAAAGAATAACGGACAGGCCTCGGGGTCGGTCCACATTATGCAGCTCTTCGAGTCGATGGTCGATGTCGTGAGCCAAGGTTCGGTTCGCCGCGGTCGGTTTTCGCCGTACCTTCCCATCGAGCACCAGGACATTCTGGAGTTTCTCGAAATCGGTACCGAAGGAAATCCCATCCAGGAACTTACCCACGGCGTCACGGTTACCGATGCCTGGATGAAGGAGATGATCGATGGAGATGGGGCCAAACGCGCTATTTGGGCCAAGGTATTGCAACGTAGGGGAGAGATGGGCTATCCGTATATCTTCTTTAAGGACAATGCCAACAATGCCGCTGCAGATGTGTACCGGGACAACAACCACACCGTGTATGCGAGCAACCTCTGTACTGAAATTATGCTGCCCTCCAACGACCAGTGGTCCTTCGTATGTGTACTGTCGTCCGTAAATGTGCTGCACTACGATAAGTGGAAAAATACCGACGCGGTGGAGACCATGGTACATTTTCTCGATGCAGTGATTACCGAGTTCATAGAAAAACTGGAACGCTACCGGGATTCCGAAAGTCGCGAAGATAGGCAGACCTTCCTATTTATGGAGCGTGCCTACAATTTTGCCAAGGATAACCGGGCCTTGGGCCTCGGGGTCTTGGGATGGCACTCGTTGCTGCAATCCAAGAAACTGGCCTTCAACAGCCAGGAAGCCTATAACCTGAACAGTGAAATTTTCGAGGGTATTAAACAACGCTCGTACAGGGCGTCCGAAGCATTGGCGAAAAAATTCGGCGAGCCGGCCGTGCTCAAAGGTTATGGAAGGCGTAACGCCACCTTGAACGCAGTTGCCCCGACCACTTCGTCCGCATTCATTTTGGGACAGGTATCCCAAGGGATAGAACCCATCTGGTCGAACGTCTATGTGAAGGATATTGCCAAGGTAAAGACCACTATCCGGAATCCGTTTTTGGAGGAACTCTTAGAAGAAAAAGGGCAGAACACCCCCCAAGTCTGGCGAAGTATTAGGGATAGGGACGGTTCTGTACAGCATTTGGACTTCCTTACGGACAATGAAAAAGAGGTTTTTAAAACCTATTCCGAGATAGATCAGATGGATATCATCTATCAGGCGGCGAACCGGCAGAACCATATCGACCAAGGGCAATCGGTCAACATCATCGTGCATCCCGATATGCCGGTCAAGGAAATCAACAAGATACATGTCACTGCTTGGAAGCTGGGATTGAAATCCCTTTATTATCAGCACAGTATGAACGCTGCCCAAAAATTCAAACAGAAAAAGGATTGCGCCAGCTGTGAAGCCTAGATATTGATAGCGGGTATAACAATTTACCGATCACATAGCGCGTTTCGCCCTTGCAAGGGTGTGAGGCGCTTTGGTTTTGGTACAAATACGGTGTACTGATTCGATGAATACAATTTTAAACCAATCTAAATATAAATAACTGGTTATCAATTATTTATATTGCTTCTAAGTTTATCTCCACGTATATTTGATATGAACTTAAAAAAGAAGATCATGTCCATACGATTAGCAAATAACTGTAGCAACTGCGAGAATTTAATGGAGGGCAGTGTGTGCAAGGTACACGGCGTTAAGGTAAGCAACAGCTATACCTGTGATAGTTTTGATATGAAGGCGGCCCTTAAGGACGACCGTAACTGCGTTACCTGTGTGCGCTATGAAACCAGTGACTGCGCCAATCCGCAGAAAGCCGCGCCCGGCATGCTGTGTTCGCATTGGGCTCCGCAGAATGCCAGTGCCTAGTCCCGTTTAGGGAACTAAATTTAAAAAAATCGACTCTCATCGTGAGAGTCGATTTTTTTTGACCACAGCTCTTAAAAATCCGTAATTCCGATTAGAATTGGACTTCGAAAAAACTTTTGTCCTGAGTGTATGGTATCCGGATCAACTTGATATTGGCGATATGAACTCGTAATTTCATCTGCCGGAGGCATCCTTGAACTTGCGATATTTCGCCATTATAAACATGTAGGCCCCATAACAGATCAGTCCTAAAGCGACCAGGCCCATTAACCAAGGGCCGGAACTTTCCTGCAGAAAGGAAAAAGCCTCGGCGGTACCCTTTACGTCTTCGGACCCGGCACCGTCTGCAGCCCTAAAGAAGAAATAGGATACGATACCGACTACTACTCCTCTCGAAATCAATCCCGCGTATCCGAGCCATTTGATCGTTTTTCTCGTATCGATGTTCGAGTAACTTTCCAAATAAAATTTGTCCAGGAAATCCCCTTTATATGCTTTTACGAATTGAAAGACGGATTTGATGGCCAGACCGATGGCAATCGCATAAAATACATACGGCACTACCTCTTGTGGCAGCATTGAGCTAGCGCCGCCGCCACCTCCGCTTTGCTGACCTCCCCCAGTATCCCTGAATATCTGAAACGCCGAAAAACCGGCGAGTCCGAGATATACCAGCCCACTAAAGAAAAAGCCGACACGTTTCCCCTTGCCTTTGGCATCCGAGCCTATGTTCTCGGGGTCTTTGATGCTTTGATAAAAACGCCAAAAAGCATAGCACAGTAGCCCCAACGCCAGCACACCGAGGATCACGTTGCCAAAAGGTTGATTTTGCAGAAACTCCAAAACGCCGAGCTTTCCCTTACTTTGACTTCCCAAGCCGGCGGCGGCCCCAAAGGCCAGTATGCCCGTAATGGCATATACGGCTCCTTTTGAGATATATCCGGCCCGGGCAGTTTGCTTAACGCGTTTGTCCATCTTGATTTTGGTTTATTTTTAAAATATTAGGTAAGCTACTTGCTTAATTTCAGTTTTTCGGACGGCAGCATCTGCTGTGCGCTCTCCGCCTCATGGGCGTCCCAGGCCGTCTCGATGTATTTTCTGAAATGTTTGGGCTTTAAGCTGAATACTTTTTTAGCCAACAGCTTGGCATGTTGTTGCACCTGCTCCCGATGGCCTTCGATCAATGTATTCATCAGATATACCCCATTATCCTTATTGTCCATATCGGCATTGTTGCGTAAAAACACCGAAAGTTGGTACAGCCCTTCGGAGGTTACCAATAACTGGCTCAACTTTTCAAGCTCGGATTTCAAGGGGTCGACGATGTCCGGCCAAATCTCCCGCAACATTCCCATTTGAATACTCAGGTAGTTCGTTCTTTTCTGAAGCTCGTGGAAGTCCTCATGCGCCTGGGAATCGGATAATTTTTCTTGCGCTTTCCTACCGCGTTTATAGACTCTTTTTAATCCCGATAAAACGGTATTACGAGAAATAGGATTAGAGATGTCGTCTTTCAGCACTTCGCATTGATCCTGTAGGTTTTGGTGCATTTCCTGAAAGATATGGTCCTCGTTCAGCGCTGTTTCTATCTGCTGTCGCCTGTGTTCATCTAATTTGTCTTGCAGGTCCGTAAATGCATTCTTGTACAAGCGGTCGCTGTATTGCTCGTTGATGAGGGCAACGGCCTTTGCCATGGCTATCGATTGCTGCACGTTCAGTACTTTCTTGGCCTCGTCACGATAGAACTCATTCTCTTTTTTATAGTTTTTGTAATCGTCCCTTACCAAGCGAAGGGCGGCCCTGATTGTCTTATAGTTGTCCCGAAGCTGGGGAACCGCCTCTTCAAATTCCTCTACATTTTCCGTTTTCAAAAGTTTTAAGGATTTTTTACACGCTTTGTCGGTGGTTTTGGATAGGCTGTCAAATATCCAATGTGTTTTTTCAAGTTGGTTCATAGTATCTATATTTTAAAGTTTAAACCGAGGGAAAATAAAATTATAATCCGATGGGATACGTCACTATCGCAATTAATTTTGCCCCTAATGCAAATTATATATCATTGATTATGAAACGGTACAGCTATTTTCTACGGGTGGAACGCCTTTGTTTGCGGGATGTTCCAATACGCGTTTTAGGATGGGTCAGATACGGGATACTCTTTGCATTGGTATCATTGAACCAGCGGAGAAGTTCTTTGCCAGGCAAGGTTACCGGCAACCGTTTTGTCGTTGAACTCCTTCAGAAAGTCCAAAAATCGGGCACGGGGAAAAAAGGAACCTATTGAATGGGATACCAAATAAAACTTTAGAATTATAGATTAATAGCGATGCATTACATTCTTTTGAGAATATGATAACTACCTCTACACAAAATGTGATATGCGTTAACAATTCTTCCGATAGTTTTAATCCGAATGTCATAGAGCAATTAGTTTTGCCAAAACCTATCAGGGTATACGAAATCCGCTCAGGTACAAAATATAGACTAAACATTAAAGAATATGGAAGAAACTACGATTGCACAGATCAATGAAAGTCCGAAACGTATTTCACGGATTTCTTGGGGAGGCGTTTTGGCAGGTACCCTGACCACCTTGGCCCTCATGTTTTTACTCAATATTCTGGGACTGGGCATCGGCCTGACTTCGATAGATCCCTTGACCGATCCAAATCCCTTTAGCGGCATCGGCACGGGTACGGCCATTTGGTGGATTCTTTCCAATGCCGCCGCCTTATTTACGGGAGGTCTTGTCGCGGCTCGCATGTCCGGTTATACTTCTAACATAGACGGTGCCCTTCACGGTTTTCTCGCATGGGCGCTATATTTGGTAGTCGGGGTATGGATGGTTACCGCTACGGTCGGCGGGGCCCTCAACGGTATCGGCAATATGGTCTCCGGCCTAGTGGGCGGCGATTCGTCAAAAGATGTCACCGTACAGGTAGAAGACGCTTTGAAAGCAGGTAAGGAACAAGCGCAGGGCACCTCGGAAACCATCAAACAGCAAATGTTCGACCTTATCAATACCGGAGAGAAGTATAATGTACTGCCCGCCGATGCTTCGGAAGAGACCAGCGAATTCTTGCAGGAAACTAAAAGAGACCTCAAGCGGATGAACCTTGAGAACGATATCGAGAGCTATGTGAACGACCTTTCCTTTGACTTGGACAAGGAAGGGAATCTTAGCATAAATTCGGACAACGACGAATTTTTCGACGTTGAGAAGATAAAACAGTCCCTCGCTGAGAACACCGAGTTGAGTGAAGCAGAAATCGATGGGGTCATTGAAAAGTGGGAAACCCGAATGCAGAACATGGTAGATACCATCGAAGAGACCTACGCGGAAGCGAAGGTGAAGGTGGAGCAATATAGTGAAAAGGCCACTGATGCCGCTGGAACTTTTAGTATTGTCGCCTTTCTCATTTTGCTCCTAGGGGCAGGTGCCGCTTTATTTGGAGGCGTTGTCGGTTCGCCCGATTACGCGGTCTTAGTCGATGAGGACAGGAAGCGGCGTGGTAAGACCAGACCGAATCCGAAAGTATAATATCCCGCAAAATCCAAATGCAGACGGACACTCATTCGATTCCGCTTAATTAATAATAATCTTAAATTACATAGATATGTCATTAGTAACAATTATTTTAAATATTCTTTTACCACCATTGGCCGTTTTTATGAACCATGGGCTTGGAACAACCTTTCTAATCAGTGTACTCCTGACATTGTTGGCATGGCTTCCAGGGGTGATACATGCATTTATCGTGAACGGTTGAAACAATCTTCACGGTCACTACTTAAGTCAATTGCTATGTAAAAGAAGGCCGGGAGAAATCCCGGCTTTTTTATTCTATGAGGTGAGCCCCATCCTTTTTTTGTAAAAGCAAGGTTTTCAGAACCGATTGGGAGATAGATACCCCCCTGCCTGTCGGACAGGAAGCGAAATGGGGAACTATTTCCCCGATTCCAAGAACACACTTGCCATGACCACCGTGCACCTCTGGGCGGAACTATTACACCAAATGAATCTCAAGCGGATAGGTTTCCAAGTACCGGTATCGACGGTGATAAAGAAACCACGGTCAACGAATTTGGTCAGTGCTTTGCCAAAGGAAGTGATGATATTAGGTTTGGAGTCAACTATCGAAGCCCGGCCGATAGCAAATACTCCGCCTTCTGATCACAGGTTTGGCTCGGTTGATTTTTATGATAAGAGAAGCCCCGCCGGAACAATCTCTGGCGGGGCTTTTCTTTTATTGCTCTAAAATCCCAGCGGGATTATAACGGATTAGTCAATCATAAAAATCGATCGGTTCGGAACGATTATGTCATTTACGATATGAATAATACCATTCGAGGCTTCAATGTCGGACCTGATTATCTTGGCACCGCCAATGAATACGTTGTCGTATGTATCTCGAGTTACCGTTATTTCATCGGGAGAGGGACCGGTCATTACTTGATCGTCCTTAAAGTCGACTTTCATATTTTTCGTCGGCATAATATGATACTTTACGAATTCCATTAATTCTGTTTTATTTCCTGGATTCGTCAACTCCGAGAAACGCTCGATGGAAATGTCGCGAAAAGCATCATTGGTGGGGATAAAGACAGTATGTTCATCGGTCATCAACATTGAGGGGGTCAGTCCTGATAGGTTAACCAGATTGACAAAGGTGGAGAGATTTGGATCCATCGATGCCAATTCAAGGGTGGTATAGTTTTTTGTGTCGTCAATGTTTTCAAAAACTTTTTGGCCCGACCACTGGGCGTTGGTCGCAAAGTTGAAAAATAAGAGCGTTAGACTCAATGTGACAAGGTTCTGTATTCTTTTTTTCATTACAATAAATATTTAAGGTTGATAAATATCCTTTTCAAAGGATTTGCGCAGTGTCGAAACGGATTGTATCCTAATCGACTCCTGTAAAATAAAATATGCTGTTCGAACAGTTTAACTGTATTCATTCCATCCTTAACGCTATTGAAAAACGGTATTTATCGGCATGGGATGCACCTATCTTTTCCGTTACAATGATTCAACCCAATCCTACTTCTTAAGATGCACCCAAGGTGTGAGGTCTTATTTATTTAGAATTATTACAAATAATCTTTGGTAAATAAAGCTCCCTGTTTTAGATTTGCGCATCTATTTAAAACAAGTCTAAATAAAAACGGAACCAAAAATGAGAAAATTTGCCTTGGCCTTAAGTGTTGTGGCCGCTGTTGCGATGATGTCCTGCAGCTCTGATGATAACGGTATTGACGAAGAGGCAGTAGCCCCGACGTGCAACGACGGCATCCAAAATGGGGATGAGACCGGGGTGGACTGTGGTGGTACTTGCACGCCTTGCGAGACCGACGCCGAAAATCCTATTGAGAACCCGGATACCTATTCTTTCGAAAGAAACGGGGAAAGCACCGTAAACTTTAGCGGGCAGATTACCAGGTTAAAAATGGGCGGGGAATTCGTGTCCGCCTTGACGGACAATACGAATACCGCCACAAGCCTGCAGGCCATGTACGCACACGAGGAGGGGGACGCTGATTTTTCGGATGCCGATCTGAACGCTTCGGGTAAAAACCTGAAAAGCAAAACCGCGGCCTCCAAAGATCTGTTCGCTAATAACGCCACGGATCAGGCCGCCATCCGTTCGGATTTCGACGGTTGGATCAACGCCCAGGTCGATGAGGTCTTCACCAATTGGGAGACGGCAGCCGCTGCCGGGGTCGCGGGACAAATAGCGCAAGGCGAGAAAGTGCGCTATATTAATGGGATGGGACTGGAATACAACCAGATGATCGCCAAGGGACTGATCGGAGCGTTGACGCTCGATCAGATCGTAAACAACTATTTAAGTCCGGCTGTCCTTGACGAAGGCGACAATCGGGCGGAGAACGATGCCGGTACCTTGGCCGAAGGGAAGCCGTATACCACCATGGAGCATAAATGGGACGAGGCCTATGGCTATCTATTCGGCCTGAATACGGATACCGCCAATCCGGTAGCCGGTGAGAACGACGGGGACCGATTTTTAGGAAGTTATATCGGACAGGTGGCCACGGATCCTGATTTTAGTGATCTGATTACCGCTTCTTACGATGCCTTTAAATTGGGAAGGGCCGCGATTGTGGCCAAGGACTACGAGGTGCGCGATGAACAGGCTAAGATTATTACCGCCAAATTGGCTTTGGTCCCTTCCGTGCGGGGCGTATTCTACTTGCAGGCCGGAAAAAATGCCTTGATGGCCGAAGTGCCGAACTATGGCGGCGGGTTCCATGCCCTGTCCGAGGCGTACGGATTTATTTACAGCCTTCAGTTCGCCCAAAATCCCACTACAGGAGATACCTTCTTCACCAAGGCTGAAGTCGAGGCGATGTTGGAGCAACTACTCGGAGACGGTGAGAACGGTCTGTGGGACGTGACTCCGGAAACCTTGGATAGCCTATCAGAAACTATTGCCAACAAATTCGGATTCACCGTGGAGCAGGCGGCCCCGGTTATGGAATAAGGTTTTTCTTAAGGTACAGGCCGCGGATTTTCTGACATCCTGTCCAAGCAAAATTTAAGGGATAGTTCCATAGCTATTTTGGAGTTATCCCTTATTTTTGCAAAGTTGATTTAGAATAAATAAAAATAAGCTATGCGTAGAATTTTGGGAGGATTGATGGTGTTAATGTTCATAGGGGCCTGTTCGTCCGACAACAACGGAGGCTCGGGAATTTCCGACGACGTCGATTCGAATCCAGAGCCAGACACAGGTGGGACCTTTGAACGGGGGGCGATGTTGGCCAACTGGGCCGATAACATCATTATTCCGGCCTATACCGACTTTTCCACGAAACTGACCGAACTATCCAGCGAATATGACACTTTTAAATCCGATTCCAACGCGGGCAATTTGGCTGCGCTGAGGGCCTCATGGGTAGCGGCGTACAAAGCGTGGCAACACGTCGTGATGTTCGAGGTCGGTCCCGCTGAAACTGTGGGACTGCGGTTGAACATCAACGCCTATCCTACCGACACCGAGGTCATCGAAAGCAACGCGGGAAACGGAACCTACGACCTAAAGCTTCCGTCCAACCGCGTAGCCAAGGGCTTTCCGGCCCTGGACTATCTTATCAACGGCATAGGGGAGACGGATGAGGATATCACTGCAAAATTAAGCTCGGATACCGGTAAGGCTTCGTATATTCCGTATATAGAGGCAATCATCAGCGACATGCAAAGTTTGACCGAAGAAGTAGTGTCGGAGTGGCAGCAGGGCTATCGCGATACCTTCGTAAAAAACGACGGGGCCTCGGCGACCGCATCGGTCGACCGTTTCGTCAACGCGTACATCTTTTACTACGAGAAGTTTTTAAGGGCGGGTAAAATGGGGATTCCCTTGGGTGTTTTTACCGGAACGGCCCTTCCCGGAAATCTGGAAGCCTACTATGCCGAAGACTTGGCAAAAACCCTGTTCTTGGAGGGCCTGAACGCCTCTCAGGATTTTTTCAACGGGAAACATTTCGGATCGGATGCGAAAGGCGAAAGCTTGGCCTCCTATCTCGACGCCCTGAACTCTCTCAAGCAAGGCGAGGATCTGAACGAGATCATTAACGAACAGTTCGAGGTCGCCCGTCAGTCGGTCACTGCGCTAAACACTTTCCGGGAAGAAATTGAGAACAATGCCTCGCCGAACGATATGTTCGAGGCCTACGATGAGGTACAGCGTCTGGTTCCCTTATTCAAGGTCGACATGGTTTCCGCGATGAGTATCAGTATTTCCTATGTGGATGCCGATGGCGATTAACTTGAAACCATACATCACGAAACCCGTAGAGGCCGCCCCTTTGGCGGTCTTTCGTATTCTTTTCGGGGCGATGATGCTGTTCGGACTCCTTCGTTTCGCCAGTTATGGCTGGATCGACACCCTGTATATCCGGCCCCGATTTTTCTTTTCCTATTATGGCCTCGAATGGATCAAACCTATAGGAACCTATACCTATCTGATTTACCTGCTATGCGGGATAGCAGCGCTAATGGTGTCCATCGGCTACAAATACCGCTTGGCCATTATCGTCTTCTTCCTCAGTTTCACCTATATCGAGCTGATGGACAAGACCACCTATCTCAACCATTACTATTTTACGAGTGTACTCGCATTTTTAATGATTTTTCTTCCCGCAAACGCGTATTATTCGGTCGATGCATACCTACATCCGAAAAAATCTTTTCAGAAAATTCCCGCGTGGACCATCAACAGTATCAAGTTGCTGCTTGGCATGGTCTATTTCTATGCCGGTCTCGCCAAACTGAACTCCGAATGGCTGTTCGATGCCATGCCCCTGAGAATATGGTTGCCCTCTAAATTCCATATTCCGCTGGTGGGCCATTTTTTTGATTTGGAATGGGTGCATTACGCCTTCAGTTGGGCCGGAGCGGGTTACGATCTGGCCATTCCCTTTCTGTTGCTGTACCGCAAGACCCGGCCGTTCGCCTTTATCACGGTGGTGGTTTTTCATATGATGACCTGGGTCTTGTTCCCCATTGGGATGTTCCCTTATATCATGATCATTTCCACCTTGATCTTTTTCGATGCCAAGCTGCATCATCATTTTTTACGCGGATTCGATAGACTCGTTAAACCGGGTAAATCGCATTACGATTCCGGCAGGATTTTAACCTACCGTCCGACTTTCGCCAATCGGATTATGAACACCGTAATCGTAGTTTTCTTCGGGATACAGTTACTGCTGCCCTGGAGGTATTTGCTTTATCCAGGGGAATTATTTTGGACCGAGGAGGGATACCGGTTTTCTTGGCGGGTCATGTTGATGGAAAAATCCGGGTACGCTCAATTCAGGGTGGTCGATGGGGAGAGCGGAAAGTGGTTTTACGTGGATAATTCGGATTTCCTGACGCCCTTTCAGGAAAAGCAAAT
Encoded here:
- a CDS encoding HTTM domain-containing protein, which translates into the protein MAINLKPYITKPVEAAPLAVFRILFGAMMLFGLLRFASYGWIDTLYIRPRFFFSYYGLEWIKPIGTYTYLIYLLCGIAALMVSIGYKYRLAIIVFFLSFTYIELMDKTTYLNHYYFTSVLAFLMIFLPANAYYSVDAYLHPKKSFQKIPAWTINSIKLLLGMVYFYAGLAKLNSEWLFDAMPLRIWLPSKFHIPLVGHFFDLEWVHYAFSWAGAGYDLAIPFLLLYRKTRPFAFITVVVFHMMTWVLFPIGMFPYIMIISTLIFFDAKLHHHFLRGFDRLVKPGKSHYDSGRILTYRPTFANRIMNTVIVVFFGIQLLLPWRYLLYPGELFWTEEGYRFSWRVMLMEKSGYAQFRVVDGESGKWFYVDNSDFLTPFQEKQMATQPDFILEYAHYLQHHFEQDGHKNVAIYVDSQVSLNGRLSTPYIDPNVDLTEKKESFAHKNWILPFTDEIKGI
- a CDS encoding DUF4856 domain-containing protein — translated: MRKFALALSVVAAVAMMSCSSDDNGIDEEAVAPTCNDGIQNGDETGVDCGGTCTPCETDAENPIENPDTYSFERNGESTVNFSGQITRLKMGGEFVSALTDNTNTATSLQAMYAHEEGDADFSDADLNASGKNLKSKTAASKDLFANNATDQAAIRSDFDGWINAQVDEVFTNWETAAAAGVAGQIAQGEKVRYINGMGLEYNQMIAKGLIGALTLDQIVNNYLSPAVLDEGDNRAENDAGTLAEGKPYTTMEHKWDEAYGYLFGLNTDTANPVAGENDGDRFLGSYIGQVATDPDFSDLITASYDAFKLGRAAIVAKDYEVRDEQAKIITAKLALVPSVRGVFYLQAGKNALMAEVPNYGGGFHALSEAYGFIYSLQFAQNPTTGDTFFTKAEVEAMLEQLLGDGENGLWDVTPETLDSLSETIANKFGFTVEQAAPVME
- a CDS encoding fasciclin domain-containing protein, which encodes MKKRIQNLVTLSLTLLFFNFATNAQWSGQKVFENIDDTKNYTTLELASMDPNLSTFVNLVNLSGLTPSMLMTDEHTVFIPTNDAFRDISIERFSELTNPGNKTELMEFVKYHIMPTKNMKVDFKDDQVMTGPSPDEITVTRDTYDNVFIGGAKIIRSDIEASNGIIHIVNDIIVPNRSIFMID
- a CDS encoding imelysin family protein, which gives rise to MRRILGGLMVLMFIGACSSDNNGGSGISDDVDSNPEPDTGGTFERGAMLANWADNIIIPAYTDFSTKLTELSSEYDTFKSDSNAGNLAALRASWVAAYKAWQHVVMFEVGPAETVGLRLNINAYPTDTEVIESNAGNGTYDLKLPSNRVAKGFPALDYLINGIGETDEDITAKLSSDTGKASYIPYIEAIISDMQSLTEEVVSEWQQGYRDTFVKNDGASATASVDRFVNAYIFYYEKFLRAGKMGIPLGVFTGTALPGNLEAYYAEDLAKTLFLEGLNASQDFFNGKHFGSDAKGESLASYLDALNSLKQGEDLNEIINEQFEVARQSVTALNTFREEIENNASPNDMFEAYDEVQRLVPLFKVDMVSAMSISISYVDADGD